In Canis lupus familiaris isolate Mischka breed German Shepherd chromosome 5, alternate assembly UU_Cfam_GSD_1.0, whole genome shotgun sequence, a genomic segment contains:
- the APRT gene encoding adenine phosphoribosyltransferase isoform X3, whose product MADPELQLVARRIRSFPDFPIPGVLFRDISPLLKDPDSFRASIQLLASHLRKTHGGKIDYIVGLDSRGFLFGPSLAQELGLGCVLIRKQGKLPGPTVSASYTLEYGKAQLEIQRDALEPGEKVVVVDDLLATGV is encoded by the exons ATGGCGGACCCCGAGCTGCAGCTGGTGGCGCGGCGCATCCGCAGCTTCCCGGACTTCCCCATCCCGGGGGTGCTGTTCAG GGACATCTCGCCGCTCCTGAAGGACCCCGACTCCTTCCGCGCCTCCATCCAGCTGCTGGCTAGCCACCTGAGGAAGACCCACGGCGGCAAGATCGACTACATCGTGG GCCTGGACTCCCGAGGCTTCCTGTTTggcccctccctggcccaggAACTCGGCTTAGGCTGTGTGCTCATCCGAAAGCAAGGGAAGCTGCCCGGCCCCACCGTGTCGGCCTCGTACACGCTGGAATACGGCAAG GCTCAGCTGGAAATCCAGAGAGATGCCCTGGAGCCAGGGGAGAAGGTGGTTGTCGTGGATGATCTGTTGGCCACTGGAG TATGA
- the CDT1 gene encoding DNA replication factor Cdt1 isoform X2 — MAQPRLTDFFARRRPGPHASRPRTKAAWRTPSPTEPALRARVRTPGSSRKRPRPPAEPARDRPAPPARRRLRLPADAASRPAPAVPDAPEDSSDPSDPAALAAPAVPDVPDDSADPASPSDPAALAAPAVPDTPGGSADPASPSDPAALSAPAVPDASDVPAAPPAPAALAAPAVPDTPGGSADPGSPTDPAALAAPAVPDASDVPAAPPAPAALAVPGSPEQAPLSAGRLHRLAAQESRASSKVTLSELKSCLQRARELGARAQKLRAGAQRKDAGESSVPKDQGHPAGACGEKAPAYQRFHALAQPGPPGLVLPYKYQVLAEMFRSMDTIVGMLYNRSETVTFAKVKQGVQDMMRKRFEERNVGQIRTVYPACYRFRQERNIPTFKDGIKRSDYQLTIEPVLDQEAGSAAPQLTASHLLQRRQVFSQNLVERVREHHRAFLASLNPPMVVPEERLTRWHPRFNVDEVPDIEPAELPRPPATEKVATAQEMEKALSDLALRTTKPSSPGAPSPALPVTPPATLKGVSQDLLERIRCKEAQKQLAQMTRNPEQEQRLQRLQRLPELARVLRSIFVSERKPALTMEVACSRMVGSYPAAMNPGEMEKHIRLLSELLPDWLSLHHIRTDTYIKLDKAADLAGVIMRLAHLALAEAAL; from the exons ATGGCACAGCCCCGCCTCACCGACTTCTTcgcgcgccgccgccccgggccccaTGCCTCCCGGCCGCGCACCAAGGCGGCTTGGCGCACCCCGAGCCCCACCGAGCCCGCGCTCCGCGCCCGGGTCCGCACCCCCGGCAGCAGCCGCaagcgcccccgcccgcccgccgagCCTGCGCGCgaccgccccgcgccccccgcgcgccggAGGCTGCGGCTGCCGGCGGACGCG GCCTCCCGTCCGGCGCCGGCTGTCCCTGACGCCCCGGAGGACTCTTCTGACCCTTCTGACCCGGCTGCCCTGGCCGCCCCGGCTGTCCCTGACGTCCCGGATGACTCTGCTGACCCTGCCTCTCCATCTGACCCAGCTGCCCTGGCCGCCCCGGCTGTCCCTGACACCCCGGGTGGCTCTGCTGACCCTGCCTCTCCATCTGACCCGGCTGCCCTGTCCGCCCCGGCTGTCCCTGACGCCTCAGATGTCCctgctgccccacctgccccagctgcCCTGGCCGCCCCGGCTGTCCCGGACACCCCGGGTGGCTCTGCTGACCCTGGCTCTCCAACTGACCCGGCTGCCCTGGCTGCCCCGGCTGTCCCTGACGCCTCAGATGTCCctgctgccccacctgccccagctgcCCTGGCTGTCCCTGGCTCCCCAGAGCAGGCCCCTCTCTCAGCAGGTCGGCTGCATCGCCTGGCTGCCCAGGAGAGCAGG GCCTCCTCAAAAGTCACTCTTTCTGAGCTCAAGTCGTGTCTGCAGCGGGCACGGGAGCTTGGGGCTCGGGCCCAGAAGCTGAGGGCAGGTGCCCAGAGGAAGGATGCTGGGGAATCCAGCGTCCCCAAGGACCAGGGGCACCCAGCAGGGGCGTG TGGAGAGAAGGCACCTGCCTACCAGCGCTTCCATGCCCTGGCGCAGCCGGGGCCCCCAGGCCTCGTGCTGCCGTACAAGTACCAGGTGCTGGCGGAGATGTTCCGCAGCATGGACACCATCGTGGGCATGCTCTACAACCGCTCTGAGACCGTGACCTTTGCCAAAGTCAAGCAGGGTGTCCAGGACATGATGCGCAA GCGCTTTGAGGAGCGCAACGTGGGCCAGATCAGAACTGTGTACCCTGCTTGTTATCGCTTCCGCCAGGAGCGCAACATCCCCACCTTCAAGGATGGCATTAAGAGATCTGATTACCAGCTTACCATCGAGCCAGTGTTGGACCAGG AGGCTGGCAGCGCGGCTCCCCAGCTCACGGCCTCACACCTCCTGCAGCGCCGGCAGGTTTTCAGCCAGAATCTGGTGGAGCGCGTACGGGAGCATCACAGG GCCTTCCTGGCCTCCCTGAACCCTCCCATGGTGGTGCCTGAGGAGCGGCTGACACGCTGGCACCCACGCTTCAATGTGGACGAAGTACCTGACATCGAGCCGGCTGAGCTGCCCCGGCCACCTGCCACGGAGAAGGTGGCCACCGCACAAGAG ATGGAAAAGGCCCTGAGTGACCTGGCTCTGCGTACGACCAAGCCTAGCAGCCCtggggcccccagccctgccctgccggTCACCCCACCTGCGACCCTGAAGGGGGTGTCCCAGGACCTGCTAGAGAGG ATCCGCTGCAAGGAGGCACAGAAGCAGCTGGCGCAGATGACCCGAAACCCAGAGCAGGAGCAGCGGCTGCAACGGCTGCAGCGGCTGCCCGAGCTGGCCCGCGTGCTGCGCAGCATCTTTGTGTCCGAGCGTAAGCCTGCGCTCACCATGGAGGTGGCCTGCAGCAGGATGGTGGGCAGCTACCCTGCAGCCATGAACCCCG gagagatggagaagcacaTACGGCTCCTTTCTGAGCTGCTACCCGACTGGCTTAGCCTCCACCACATCCGCACAGACACCTACATCAAGCTGGACAAGGCTGCTGACCTGGCAGGTGTCATCATGAGGCTTGCCCACCTTGCCCTTGCAGAGGCAGCACTGTGA
- the APRT gene encoding adenine phosphoribosyltransferase isoform X1, with translation MADPELQLVARRIRSFPDFPIPGVLFRDISPLLKDPDSFRASIQLLASHLRKTHGGKIDYIVGLDSRGFLFGPSLAQELGLGCVLIRKQGKLPGPTVSASYTLEYGKAQLEIQRDALEPGEKVVVVDDLLATGGTMRAACELLGQLQAKVLECVSLVELTSLKGREKLDPVPFFSLLQYE, from the exons ATGGCGGACCCCGAGCTGCAGCTGGTGGCGCGGCGCATCCGCAGCTTCCCGGACTTCCCCATCCCGGGGGTGCTGTTCAG GGACATCTCGCCGCTCCTGAAGGACCCCGACTCCTTCCGCGCCTCCATCCAGCTGCTGGCTAGCCACCTGAGGAAGACCCACGGCGGCAAGATCGACTACATCGTGG GCCTGGACTCCCGAGGCTTCCTGTTTggcccctccctggcccaggAACTCGGCTTAGGCTGTGTGCTCATCCGAAAGCAAGGGAAGCTGCCCGGCCCCACCGTGTCGGCCTCGTACACGCTGGAATACGGCAAG GCTCAGCTGGAAATCCAGAGAGATGCCCTGGAGCCAGGGGAGAAGGTGGTTGTCGTGGATGATCTGTTGGCCACTGGAG GAACCATGCGCGCAGCCTGTGAGCTGTTGGGCCAACTGCAGGCCAAGGTACTGGAGTGCGTGAGCCTGGTGGAGCTGACATCACTGAAGGGCAGGGAGAAGCTGGACCCTgtcccctttttctctctcctgcagTATGAGTGA
- the APRT gene encoding adenine phosphoribosyltransferase isoform X2 yields MADPELQLVARRIRSFPDFPIPGVLFRDISPLLKDPDSFRASIQLLASHLRKTHGGKIDYIVGLDSRGFLFGPSLAQELGLGCVLIRKQGKLPGPTVSASYTLEYGKAQLEIQRDALEPGEKVVVVDDLLATGGTMRAACELLGQLQAKYE; encoded by the exons ATGGCGGACCCCGAGCTGCAGCTGGTGGCGCGGCGCATCCGCAGCTTCCCGGACTTCCCCATCCCGGGGGTGCTGTTCAG GGACATCTCGCCGCTCCTGAAGGACCCCGACTCCTTCCGCGCCTCCATCCAGCTGCTGGCTAGCCACCTGAGGAAGACCCACGGCGGCAAGATCGACTACATCGTGG GCCTGGACTCCCGAGGCTTCCTGTTTggcccctccctggcccaggAACTCGGCTTAGGCTGTGTGCTCATCCGAAAGCAAGGGAAGCTGCCCGGCCCCACCGTGTCGGCCTCGTACACGCTGGAATACGGCAAG GCTCAGCTGGAAATCCAGAGAGATGCCCTGGAGCCAGGGGAGAAGGTGGTTGTCGTGGATGATCTGTTGGCCACTGGAG GAACCATGCGCGCAGCCTGTGAGCTGTTGGGCCAACTGCAGGCCAAG TATGAGTGA
- the CDT1 gene encoding DNA replication factor Cdt1 isoform X1, producing the protein MAQPRLTDFFARRRPGPHASRPRTKAAWRTPSPTEPALRARVRTPGSSRKRPRPPAEPARDRPAPPARRRLRLPADAASRPAPAVPDAPEDSSDPSDPAALAAPAVPDVPDDSADPASPSDPAALAAPAVPDTPGGSADPASPSDPAALSAPAVPDASDVPAAPPAPAALAAPAVPDTPGGSADPGSPTDPAALAAPAVPDASDVPAAPPAPAALAVPGSPEQAPLSAGRLHRLAAQESRASSKVTLSELKSCLQRARELGARAQKLRAGAQRKDAGESSVPKDQGHPAGACGEKAPAYQRFHALAQPGPPGLVLPYKYQVLAEMFRSMDTIVGMLYNRSETVTFAKVKQGVQDMMRKRFEERNVGQIRTVYPACYRFRQERNIPTFKDGIKRSDYQLTIEPVLDQEAGSAAPQLTASHLLQRRQVFSQNLVERVREHHRAFLASLNPPMVVPEERLTRWHPRFNVDEVPDIEPAELPRPPATEKVATAQEVLARARGLMSPRMEKALSDLALRTTKPSSPGAPSPALPVTPPATLKGVSQDLLERIRCKEAQKQLAQMTRNPEQEQRLQRLQRLPELARVLRSIFVSERKPALTMEVACSRMVGSYPAAMNPGEMEKHIRLLSELLPDWLSLHHIRTDTYIKLDKAADLAGVIMRLAHLALAEAAL; encoded by the exons ATGGCACAGCCCCGCCTCACCGACTTCTTcgcgcgccgccgccccgggccccaTGCCTCCCGGCCGCGCACCAAGGCGGCTTGGCGCACCCCGAGCCCCACCGAGCCCGCGCTCCGCGCCCGGGTCCGCACCCCCGGCAGCAGCCGCaagcgcccccgcccgcccgccgagCCTGCGCGCgaccgccccgcgccccccgcgcgccggAGGCTGCGGCTGCCGGCGGACGCG GCCTCCCGTCCGGCGCCGGCTGTCCCTGACGCCCCGGAGGACTCTTCTGACCCTTCTGACCCGGCTGCCCTGGCCGCCCCGGCTGTCCCTGACGTCCCGGATGACTCTGCTGACCCTGCCTCTCCATCTGACCCAGCTGCCCTGGCCGCCCCGGCTGTCCCTGACACCCCGGGTGGCTCTGCTGACCCTGCCTCTCCATCTGACCCGGCTGCCCTGTCCGCCCCGGCTGTCCCTGACGCCTCAGATGTCCctgctgccccacctgccccagctgcCCTGGCCGCCCCGGCTGTCCCGGACACCCCGGGTGGCTCTGCTGACCCTGGCTCTCCAACTGACCCGGCTGCCCTGGCTGCCCCGGCTGTCCCTGACGCCTCAGATGTCCctgctgccccacctgccccagctgcCCTGGCTGTCCCTGGCTCCCCAGAGCAGGCCCCTCTCTCAGCAGGTCGGCTGCATCGCCTGGCTGCCCAGGAGAGCAGG GCCTCCTCAAAAGTCACTCTTTCTGAGCTCAAGTCGTGTCTGCAGCGGGCACGGGAGCTTGGGGCTCGGGCCCAGAAGCTGAGGGCAGGTGCCCAGAGGAAGGATGCTGGGGAATCCAGCGTCCCCAAGGACCAGGGGCACCCAGCAGGGGCGTG TGGAGAGAAGGCACCTGCCTACCAGCGCTTCCATGCCCTGGCGCAGCCGGGGCCCCCAGGCCTCGTGCTGCCGTACAAGTACCAGGTGCTGGCGGAGATGTTCCGCAGCATGGACACCATCGTGGGCATGCTCTACAACCGCTCTGAGACCGTGACCTTTGCCAAAGTCAAGCAGGGTGTCCAGGACATGATGCGCAA GCGCTTTGAGGAGCGCAACGTGGGCCAGATCAGAACTGTGTACCCTGCTTGTTATCGCTTCCGCCAGGAGCGCAACATCCCCACCTTCAAGGATGGCATTAAGAGATCTGATTACCAGCTTACCATCGAGCCAGTGTTGGACCAGG AGGCTGGCAGCGCGGCTCCCCAGCTCACGGCCTCACACCTCCTGCAGCGCCGGCAGGTTTTCAGCCAGAATCTGGTGGAGCGCGTACGGGAGCATCACAGG GCCTTCCTGGCCTCCCTGAACCCTCCCATGGTGGTGCCTGAGGAGCGGCTGACACGCTGGCACCCACGCTTCAATGTGGACGAAGTACCTGACATCGAGCCGGCTGAGCTGCCCCGGCCACCTGCCACGGAGAAGGTGGCCACCGCACAAGAGGTGTTGGCTCGTGCCCGCGGCCTCATGTCACCCAGG ATGGAAAAGGCCCTGAGTGACCTGGCTCTGCGTACGACCAAGCCTAGCAGCCCtggggcccccagccctgccctgccggTCACCCCACCTGCGACCCTGAAGGGGGTGTCCCAGGACCTGCTAGAGAGG ATCCGCTGCAAGGAGGCACAGAAGCAGCTGGCGCAGATGACCCGAAACCCAGAGCAGGAGCAGCGGCTGCAACGGCTGCAGCGGCTGCCCGAGCTGGCCCGCGTGCTGCGCAGCATCTTTGTGTCCGAGCGTAAGCCTGCGCTCACCATGGAGGTGGCCTGCAGCAGGATGGTGGGCAGCTACCCTGCAGCCATGAACCCCG gagagatggagaagcacaTACGGCTCCTTTCTGAGCTGCTACCCGACTGGCTTAGCCTCCACCACATCCGCACAGACACCTACATCAAGCTGGACAAGGCTGCTGACCTGGCAGGTGTCATCATGAGGCTTGCCCACCTTGCCCTTGCAGAGGCAGCACTGTGA